The Streptomyces sp. NBC_00670 genome window below encodes:
- a CDS encoding ABC transporter permease, translating to MSRARRYGLGLLGVLLAFGVCEVLGRVGIVGRAYLPPASEVVARAVRLAGDPVFLDGVGATLRAWAYGLGLACAIAVPLGLLLGSLPLVGAAVRTLVEFLRPLPSVALIPLVSLLLGTGTRTEVALITYACLWPILFNTVYGLAEADPLAKDTLRAFGFGRFAVLLRVELPGTAPFVAAGVRISAAVALILAVATELLSGFGQGLGIFIAQAQLATDGTRDVLAGVVWAGALGLVLNGVLVWAERRLFPWTPDHRRAADA from the coding sequence ATGAGCCGGGCCCGGCGGTACGGACTCGGTCTGCTCGGTGTGCTGCTCGCCTTCGGGGTCTGCGAGGTGCTGGGCCGCGTCGGGATCGTGGGCCGCGCCTACCTCCCGCCGGCCTCGGAGGTCGTGGCGCGGGCCGTCCGGCTGGCGGGCGACCCCGTCTTCCTGGACGGCGTCGGTGCCACGCTGCGGGCCTGGGCGTACGGGCTCGGCCTGGCCTGCGCGATCGCCGTCCCGCTGGGGCTGCTGCTGGGCAGCCTGCCGCTGGTCGGCGCCGCCGTGCGGACCCTGGTGGAGTTCCTGCGCCCACTGCCGTCCGTGGCGCTGATCCCGCTCGTCTCCCTGCTGCTGGGCACGGGCACCCGTACCGAGGTCGCGCTGATCACCTACGCGTGCCTGTGGCCGATCCTGTTCAACACGGTGTACGGCCTCGCCGAGGCGGACCCGCTCGCCAAGGACACCCTGCGCGCCTTCGGCTTCGGGCGGTTCGCGGTGCTGCTGCGCGTGGAGCTGCCCGGGACGGCGCCGTTCGTCGCGGCGGGGGTGCGCATCTCGGCGGCGGTCGCGCTCATCCTGGCGGTGGCGACGGAGTTGCTGTCCGGGTTCGGGCAGGGACTCGGCATCTTCATCGCCCAGGCCCAGCTCGCCACCGACGGCACCCGTGACGTCCTGGCCGGGGTCGTCTGGGCGGGCGCGCTGGGCCTCGTCCTCAACGGCGTCCTGGTGTGGGCGGAGCGCCGGCTGTTCCCGTGGACGCCGGACCACCGCCGGGCGGCGGACGCGTGA
- a CDS encoding ABC transporter substrate-binding protein, translating to MVLALSLAACGDDGGGGESKSSGGQEKITVAALPLTDAAALYLARDRGLFGKEGLDVTIQPVQQSIQALPALKNGQVDVIAGANYVTFLQADEKGTLDLRIVSEGVRVAPHMMDVLVPEDSDIKSAADLKGRKVAVNILNNIQSLTLDAILDKQGLGHPVYRQIAFPQMGPALQRHQVDAVHAVEPFDSAIQEQVKARVLIDGGTAPVSSLPISGYVSTKKYADGHAKAAAAFQRAIRAASRIAAEDPDAVRAELPKYTKVTAAQAGSMALPAYATATDPAQLRRLTALMSKQGLLKKPLDPATLLVK from the coding sequence GTGGTACTCGCGCTGTCCCTCGCGGCCTGCGGCGACGACGGCGGGGGCGGCGAGTCGAAGTCGTCCGGCGGCCAGGAGAAGATCACCGTGGCCGCACTGCCTCTCACCGACGCCGCCGCGCTGTATCTCGCCCGCGACCGCGGGCTGTTCGGCAAGGAAGGGCTGGACGTCACCATCCAGCCGGTGCAGCAGAGCATCCAGGCCCTGCCCGCGCTGAAGAACGGCCAGGTCGACGTGATCGCCGGCGCCAACTACGTCACCTTCCTCCAGGCCGACGAGAAGGGCACCCTCGATCTGCGCATCGTCAGCGAGGGCGTGCGGGTGGCGCCGCACATGATGGACGTCCTGGTGCCGGAGGACTCGGACATCAAGAGCGCCGCCGATCTGAAGGGCAGGAAGGTCGCGGTCAACATCCTCAACAACATCCAGTCGCTGACCCTCGACGCCATCCTCGACAAGCAGGGCCTCGGCCACCCCGTCTACCGGCAGATCGCCTTCCCGCAGATGGGTCCCGCGCTGCAACGGCATCAGGTCGACGCCGTGCACGCGGTCGAGCCCTTCGACAGCGCCATCCAGGAACAGGTCAAGGCGCGCGTGCTGATCGACGGCGGGACGGCGCCCGTCTCCTCGCTGCCCATCAGCGGCTACGTCTCCACCAAGAAGTACGCCGACGGGCACGCCAAGGCCGCCGCCGCGTTCCAGCGGGCGATCCGCGCCGCCTCGAGGATCGCCGCCGAGGACCCCGACGCCGTACGCGCCGAACTGCCCAAGTACACCAAGGTCACCGCGGCCCAGGCCGGGTCCATGGCACTGCCCGCCTACGCCACCGCCACCGATCCCGCGCAACTGCGCCGGCTCACCGCGCTGATGTCGAAGCAGGGCCTGCTGAAGAAGCCGCTCGACCCGGCGACCCTGCTGGTCAAGTGA
- a CDS encoding SDR family NAD(P)-dependent oxidoreductase, with translation MSSRDHLSAMFALDDRVAVVTGGSSGIGRAIAGALARAGARVVVVARDGAKLAGTVEELAADGCRAAWVSADLGERAGVRTAAEEAAGIFGEPDILVNCAGVNLRPPMSELDTEVWDTTMAVNLEAPFLLGQRFGPGMAERGFGRIIHVTSQQAHRAFVQSGAYGVSKGALESLARSQAEAWSRYGVTCNTLVPGFVMTPLNARLSSDPEKVEALAARTMTGRNGLAEDFAGAAVFLAGPSSAYVTGQSLFVDGGFSVH, from the coding sequence ATGAGCTCCAGGGACCACCTCTCCGCCATGTTCGCGCTGGACGACCGGGTCGCCGTGGTGACCGGCGGGAGCTCCGGCATCGGGCGCGCGATCGCCGGGGCGCTGGCGCGGGCGGGGGCCCGGGTGGTGGTCGTGGCGCGGGACGGGGCGAAGCTGGCCGGCACCGTGGAGGAGCTGGCGGCCGACGGCTGCCGGGCGGCCTGGGTGAGCGCCGATCTGGGTGAGCGCGCCGGGGTGCGCACGGCCGCCGAGGAGGCCGCCGGGATCTTCGGTGAGCCGGACATCCTCGTCAACTGCGCGGGGGTGAACCTGCGGCCCCCGATGAGCGAGCTGGACACGGAGGTGTGGGACACCACCATGGCGGTGAACCTGGAGGCGCCCTTCCTGCTCGGGCAGCGGTTCGGGCCGGGCATGGCCGAGCGCGGCTTCGGGCGGATCATCCACGTCACCTCGCAGCAGGCGCACCGGGCGTTCGTGCAGAGTGGTGCCTACGGGGTCTCCAAGGGGGCGCTGGAGTCGCTGGCCCGCTCGCAGGCCGAGGCGTGGTCGCGGTACGGCGTCACGTGCAACACGCTCGTGCCGGGCTTCGTAATGACCCCGCTGAACGCGCGGCTGTCGTCCGACCCGGAGAAGGTCGAGGCGCTCGCCGCACGCACGATGACCGGACGCAACGGTCTGGCCGAGGACTTCGCGGGCGCGGCCGTCTTCCTCGCCGGCCCCTCCTCCGCCTACGTCACCGGGCAGTCGCTCTTCGTCGACGGCGGGTTCTCGGTCCACTGA
- a CDS encoding alpha-glucosidase/alpha-galactosidase: MSLTTPKIAFIGAGSVVFTQGLLADLLAFPELRGAHIALHDIDPERLDTARGAAQFIADERTGRDGDGPRPRITAHAERRAALSDADFVINIVQVGMRESTRTDFEIPARYGLRQTIGDTLGIGGIFRALRTFPLLKSLAEDIAEVCPDAWLLNYTNPMTMNIQYLAQATGMTRVVGLCHSVYWTVRDLSDLLGVPHEEVTYRAAGVNHQAWLLRLEHQGADLYPRLDALIAEDPQLRRRVRVDMYRRLGYYPTETSEHSSEYVPWYLHHDSEIERLRLPVGAYLDIVDENVAAYEQTRDALAKGEPLTVEGTMEYAPQIIHSITTGTPRTVYGNVPNRGLIDNLPASGTVEVPCLVDGGGVQPTRVGALPAQCAALNRTYLSMNDLVVRAALEDDPRSIRQAAMTDPATAATLPVERIWDLCDDMVRAHADLLQPSLRATLGH; this comes from the coding sequence ATGTCCCTCACCACCCCCAAGATCGCGTTCATCGGCGCGGGCAGCGTCGTGTTCACCCAGGGGCTCCTGGCCGACCTGCTGGCCTTCCCCGAACTGCGCGGCGCGCACATCGCCCTGCACGACATCGACCCCGAACGGCTCGACACCGCGCGCGGCGCCGCCCAGTTCATCGCGGACGAGCGCACCGGCCGGGACGGCGACGGCCCCCGGCCGCGGATCACCGCCCACGCCGAGCGGCGCGCGGCGCTCTCCGACGCGGACTTCGTCATCAACATCGTCCAGGTCGGCATGCGGGAGTCCACCCGCACCGACTTCGAGATCCCGGCCCGCTACGGGCTGCGTCAGACCATCGGCGACACCCTCGGCATCGGCGGCATCTTCCGCGCGCTGCGCACCTTCCCGCTGCTGAAGTCGCTCGCCGAGGACATCGCCGAGGTGTGCCCCGACGCCTGGCTGCTCAACTACACCAACCCGATGACGATGAACATCCAGTACCTCGCCCAGGCCACCGGGATGACACGTGTCGTGGGCCTGTGCCACTCGGTGTACTGGACCGTCCGCGACCTGTCCGACCTGCTCGGCGTCCCCCACGAGGAGGTCACCTACCGGGCGGCCGGCGTCAACCACCAGGCGTGGCTGCTGCGCCTGGAGCACCAGGGCGCGGACCTGTACCCGCGCCTCGACGCGCTGATCGCCGAGGACCCCCAGCTGCGGCGCCGGGTACGGGTGGACATGTACCGGCGGCTCGGTTACTACCCGACCGAGACCAGCGAGCACTCCTCGGAGTACGTGCCCTGGTATCTGCACCACGACAGCGAGATCGAGCGGCTGCGGCTGCCGGTCGGCGCGTACCTGGACATCGTGGACGAGAACGTGGCCGCCTACGAGCAGACCCGCGACGCCCTGGCCAAGGGCGAACCGCTCACCGTCGAGGGCACCATGGAGTACGCCCCGCAGATCATCCACAGCATCACCACGGGCACCCCGCGCACGGTGTACGGCAACGTCCCGAACCGGGGGCTGATCGACAACCTGCCCGCCTCCGGGACCGTCGAGGTGCCCTGCCTGGTGGACGGCGGGGGTGTCCAGCCGACGCGGGTGGGGGCGCTGCCCGCCCAGTGCGCCGCGCTGAACCGTACGTACTTGAGCATGAACGACCTGGTCGTGCGGGCCGCCCTGGAGGACGACCCGCGCTCGATCCGCCAGGCCGCCATGACCGACCCGGCGACCGCGGCCACGCTGCCCGTGGAGCGCATCTGGGACCTGTGCGACGACATGGTCCGGGCCCACGCCGACCTGCTGCAGCCCTCGCTGCGCGCGACGCTCGGCCACTGA
- a CDS encoding carbohydrate ABC transporter permease: MTATSSAPSLSSSPPAPRVAGADGGPGRRRRRLPFSAWHLLLAPLCLLFAVPLIWLALSSVMSDAEINRFPPALWPSGIHLDGYRYVIGNAMFPRWFANSLIVSVTAVVSNLLLGSLGGYAFARMRFAGSRLLLGLMLATMAIPFQLTMIPTFLVMKRLGLIDTLGALIVPSLVTPFAVFLLRQFFLSLPRELEEAAWLDGCSRLRVLFRIVLPLSRPALSTVAVLTFLTTWNDLTWPLIAINHDTQYTLQLGLTTFQGQHHTHWSAVMAGNVLTVLPVLLAFLAAQKTFIQSITSSGLKG; encoded by the coding sequence ATGACGGCCACGTCCTCCGCCCCCTCCCTTTCCTCCTCCCCACCCGCCCCGCGGGTGGCCGGGGCCGACGGCGGCCCCGGCCGGCGCCGCCGTCGGCTGCCGTTCAGCGCCTGGCACCTGCTCCTCGCGCCGCTGTGCCTGCTGTTCGCCGTGCCGCTGATCTGGCTGGCGCTCAGCTCCGTGATGAGCGACGCGGAGATCAACCGCTTCCCGCCCGCCCTGTGGCCCTCGGGCATCCATCTGGACGGCTACCGGTACGTCATCGGCAACGCGATGTTCCCGCGCTGGTTCGCCAACTCGCTGATCGTGTCGGTGACCGCGGTGGTGTCCAACCTGCTCCTCGGCTCGCTGGGCGGCTACGCGTTCGCCCGGATGCGGTTCGCGGGCTCCCGGCTGCTGCTCGGGCTGATGCTGGCCACCATGGCGATCCCGTTCCAGCTCACGATGATCCCCACCTTCCTGGTGATGAAGCGGCTGGGCCTGATCGACACCCTGGGCGCGCTGATCGTGCCCTCGCTGGTGACGCCGTTCGCCGTGTTCCTGCTGCGGCAGTTCTTCCTGTCCCTGCCCAGGGAGCTGGAGGAGGCGGCCTGGCTCGACGGCTGCTCACGGCTGCGGGTGCTCTTCCGGATCGTGCTGCCGCTGTCCCGTCCGGCCCTGAGCACGGTGGCGGTGCTGACGTTCCTCACCACCTGGAACGACCTCACCTGGCCGCTCATCGCCATCAACCACGACACCCAGTACACGTTGCAGCTCGGCCTGACGACCTTCCAGGGGCAGCACCACACCCACTGGTCCGCGGTCATGGCGGGCAACGTGCTCACCGTGCTTCCGGTGCTGCTCGCCTTCCTCGCCGCGCAGAAGACCTTCATCCAGTCCATCACCTCCAGCGGCCTGAAGGGATGA
- a CDS encoding carbohydrate ABC transporter permease: MPRLPTPLTLADHGKEQGNRTDPDAPHTAAPAESGAVRRRRRRESATAWAYISPSVLVILGLSVVPVIWSLLLSFQADDLVTPSRWVGLDNYRALAQDPHFAEAVRSTLLYTVLYVPLSIGLGLFLALALNRRIRLVGLYRTLVFVPFVVSATAQGVLFSFILDPEFGAANSVLHTFGISPQGFLTDPGQALYALIAISLWSGTGFCVVVLLAALQDVPASLVEAARLDGAGRRHLLRHVTLPAITPVLVFLLLWQTINALQVFDLVYVTTKGGPLGSTSVIVYFIWEQAFKNFTAGYGAAAAYTLALALIVLGVLPRLVRALRARTGRGIEGATR, encoded by the coding sequence ATGCCCCGTCTACCCACTCCCCTCACCCTCGCGGACCACGGCAAGGAGCAGGGAAACCGCACGGACCCGGACGCCCCGCACACCGCCGCACCCGCCGAATCCGGCGCGGTACGGCGCCGCCGGCGCCGGGAGTCCGCCACCGCCTGGGCGTACATCTCGCCCTCGGTCCTGGTCATCCTCGGGCTGAGCGTCGTCCCGGTGATCTGGTCGCTGCTGCTGTCGTTCCAGGCCGACGACCTGGTGACCCCCAGCCGCTGGGTCGGCCTGGACAACTACCGCGCACTCGCGCAGGACCCGCACTTCGCCGAGGCGGTCCGCAGCACCCTGCTCTACACGGTGCTGTACGTGCCGCTCTCCATCGGCCTGGGCCTGTTCCTCGCCCTCGCGCTGAACCGGCGGATCCGCCTTGTGGGTCTGTACCGCACGCTCGTCTTCGTGCCGTTCGTGGTCTCGGCCACCGCGCAGGGCGTGCTGTTCTCCTTCATCCTCGACCCGGAGTTCGGTGCGGCCAACTCCGTGCTGCACACGTTCGGCATCTCGCCCCAGGGCTTCCTGACCGACCCCGGGCAGGCGCTGTACGCGCTCATCGCGATCTCGCTGTGGAGCGGCACCGGCTTCTGCGTGGTGGTGCTCCTGGCCGCCCTCCAGGACGTGCCGGCCTCGCTGGTCGAGGCGGCCCGCCTCGACGGTGCCGGGCGCCGCCATCTGCTGCGCCATGTCACCCTCCCCGCGATCACCCCGGTCCTGGTCTTCCTGCTGCTGTGGCAGACCATCAACGCCTTGCAGGTCTTCGACCTGGTGTACGTGACGACGAAGGGCGGGCCGCTGGGCTCCACCTCGGTCATCGTCTACTTCATCTGGGAGCAGGCCTTCAAGAACTTCACCGCCGGTTACGGCGCCGCGGCCGCCTACACCCTGGCGCTCGCCCTGATCGTCCTCGGCGTGCTGCCCCGGCTGGTCCGGGCGCTGCGGGCACGCACCGGCCGCGGCATCGAAGGAGCCACCCGATGA